Part of the Pseudomonadota bacterium genome is shown below.
TTGACTCAGATCGGGTTAATAAAGGAATTACCGACGCTGATAATGACCCCTTTATGGCTGCTTTCCAACAAGCTGCAACGGAATGGGGCTGGGGTATGGTCTGGGCGCGGCCTGGACTCGACAGAAAAATTAAGAGTATGCTAAGCGTTTGTTTGCTTGCTGCCCTCGATAAGCCGGTTGAGTTAGAGCACCACATTGATGGGGCTCTTAGAAACGGTTGCACGCCGGAGGAAATTCGCGAGGTTTTGCTTCACGTAAGTGTTTATGCAGGAATGCCTGCAGGTCTTAGTGCAGCGCGGGTGGCGAAAAAATATTTTGATGAAAATAAAACTCAGATGGCCGCTGGATCGAAAGAAAGATAAAAAATATTCACCAATTATTCCCATTTATTTAAATGTCTTATTTCACGTGGTTTGACTTTTCGTTTATTCTGATGAACCGGAGGAAAGGGTCGTGTGTTAGACTATAAGATTCAAGACACAAAGTTACGATAGGGGTTTTTTACACTAGTCTTCCGACTTAAATATAAATCGTGCAAATGTTTCGTTGCATTAATTTTGAAAGGATACCTAATGCACGTTCGCATATATAAACCTTCAAAAACTGCAATGCAGTCAGGGCGTGCAAAAACTAAAGATTGGTGCTTAGTTTTTGAACCCCAGGATCCAGTGGCGCCAGACCCGATTATGGGGTGGAATGGGTCGAGTGATACAAGTCGTCAGGTAAAGCTTGAGTTTGAAAGTCAAGAAGATGCGGTAGAGTATGCTGAGAAACAGGGTTATACTTACACTGTTACGCCTGCAAATGAACGACGAATAAAACCCAAGGCGTATGCGGATAATTTTGCCTATGATCGTCGTCGGCCGTGGACACATTAAGTTCGCCATTCTGCGGCTGGCGCTAAAAAATTGAGAGGCTCCGTAGCTCAACCGGATAGAGCACCGGCCTTCTAAGCCGGGGGTTGCAGGTTCGAGTCCTGCCGGGGTCGCCAATTTTTCCCAACCCGATTACGGGTTTAACTTTCTTGTATCGTTTAAATTTTGGGCATAATTGGCATCTAATTTGCCAATACCGGTTCAGCACCTACCATCTTTGGATCATCTACGGCAGACGCTATAAAGTCAGCTACCGCTGACCGCGATATAATACCATTGCGCCATTCTGACGGGTGAAGGCGAATAGTGTATGGCTTGCTTAACTTTTGATTGGTAAGAACGCCGGGGCGAATTATCGTCCAATCTAGACTAGAATTTTTAATAAGGGACTCTTGAATCGACTTATCCCTATAAGCTACTCCAAAGCATATTTGGAATGGAACTTTCTGAAAACAATTTATACTTTGAAAGCTACGTCCTGCACCAAAGCCCGTGACTGAAATTAGTCGCCGTACGTTTGCATGCTTCATCGCATCTATCAGTATTCTGGTCGATTTAGAAAAAAGATCAATTGGACCTGTTAAAAGTTTGAGATTTAAGGGCACTCCAAGTGTTTGTACAACTACTTGATTAGGCTCAATAACCGCACAGACATCAGTTTGGTTGCACGCGTCGCCGGCTACATGCCTGAAATTCGGATTGCCGTCGCCAAAATCAAGGGAGCTTCGAGAAAACGCTGTCACCTGATGTCCTCGCTCAAGCAGCGCTTTTACTGTTTCGAGCCCTATACCTCGCGACCCACCCATTACTACTATTTTGCTCATCTATTATTTACCTCGCAAAAAAACATACAGACTAACTGTTGCATTTTTTCTCATTGATTCTCAACATTTATAAATTAACGGCGTACCGTTGTTTTTTTCTAAGGCAATTACAACGATTAACCACCTTTGTTTATTATTGAAATCGAACACATTTGCGCTACCATTTATTAGCAGTAAGAATGGTTTTAGGTGGGTTCTCTAATCAAATGCCTGAGGGACACACAATCCATCGCGCAGCTCGCGACCATAGAAAAGCTCTGATTGGTCATAGAATTAATGTGTCATCGCCACAAGGGCGCTTTTCCGATGGTGCAAACATACTCGACAAGCAAGTATGCTCCTCCATCGAGGCATTTGGCAAGCATCTCTTTTATAAGTTCACCTGTGAAATGTACCTTCATATACACCTTGGCCTATTTGGCCGTATACGAAAGACAAAAGTTCCAGCGATGGCGCCCCGTGGTCAAGTTCGGGTTCGTTTAGTAGGTGGTGATTGTTGCGTGGACATAAGTGGACCAACTATTTGTTCGGTTCGTAATCAAGAGGATTTTGATAGATTAATCTTGCGCATAGGTCCTGACCTGCTTCGTGATGACGCTGACCCATGTTATTTTTTTAAAAGGGTAAAACGCAGCAGGGCTAGGATTGGAACACTATTGATGGATCAATCCGTTGTGGCTGGTATCGGAAATATCTACCGGACAGAAATACTTTGGCGTCAAAAAATACATCCCTGCACTTTAGGAATGGATTTAAGCGACACCCAGTTAAAGAAAATATGGGATGACGCTAAGGTTCTTTTGCACATGGGAATGCAAAAAAACAGAATAGTTACTACCACAATGGATGTTAAAGGTAGGACCGCAGAAAGATTAAATATTTATAATAAAACTCATTGCCCACATTGTTATGAGAACATTGAAAAAATTGAAATTAATGGCCGGTCGGCATTCCTCTGCCCTAATTGTCAACCCATCGGATAGCATTACTTTTTTAAAGTTACACGTTATGTAATCAAAAATTTTTTCATGGTCGTTTATCATCCGTAAGCCATGTAGATGCCCACGTTGCTTATTTAATGGATTGAATAACAAGCTCAGGTGCTTTCGCTTTTTGTATTTGGCGTTCTTTCTCTAACTCCTCTCTTAACCCAATCGCACGCTTATAAAAACCGACTGCCTCTTTATAATCACCTAAATCAGTTAAAACTTTTGCTGCCTTTTCGCAGATTTCCGGAGAGTGCTGCCCAAATTCTACTGCCTTTCCCATAGCACCTTTAGCTTGGCTTTCTTCACCTTTAAGTAACAAAAGTTCTGCTATCTGAGCATGGGCATCTGCATCTTTATCATCGATTAATATTACTTTGGTGAATGCCTGCAAAGCCTCCGCATGACGACTTGTTCGCCGATATAAGGTGCCGAGGTTGACGAAAAAACTTGATTTAGTTCCATCGAGATTTATTGCGCGTTGCATCATCTTTTCAGCAACGTCAAATTGTTCAGCCTTAAAAGCTATGAGTCCAATTAGCTGCCACGCATCTGGATTTTCGGGGTATGATTGAAGGTATTTCTTTACTACTGACGTGGCCTCTTCAAAACGCCCTGTAAGGAAAAACTGTTGTGCTAATGTAAGTGAGGACCTTTCTGTGCGTGGTTGTGTTGGCTGAACGTTATCATCATTCATCACGTCTGTAAGTTTTTGAAATTCTCGTACTATAGTCTCTGATTTATCTGTCTCCCAAACAAGCCGTTGCGTTGGGCTAGCGATGGATAAATCGGAGTTGGGTGTAAGGCCCATTGATGCCAACATTGCAAGGCTACTATTTTCTACATTGGAGGTGATCATCCGAAACATAATGTAGGAAGCGATTTCGCTCAGCCAGCATAAAACGCCGGGCCCATTGAGTACCAGCAAATTAGTTTGGCATAATTCATAGAGCGCTAGGCGCAGGTCCAGGTTTACTTCGGCTTGGGGGCAATGGCTGAAGTCCTTTAAAAGTGGATTAATAATATTGAAAGAATTCTCTGTATCTCTCAAAATAATTGGATGAAAGCCGAGGCTTGATATTTTCTTTGCTGCTTTAGCCCATTCAACAATATTACTATTTCGTTCGGGTTTGTGACTGCTTTCTCGGAGTGTAATTGTTACAGGCCGAATCTCTGTGCCAAGGGAAGATAGCCATTGGGCCATGTAACTTTTCCCTTGCGCGGTTGCGCGGAGACGCGGAATTTCTTCGCCTGTTGCTGCAGCGGCGGCTATTCCAGCCCAAAGGAAGTCCCCGCGAGGTGATTTTGGGTGATATTCCGGGGGGAAGATGTTTTCTGAAAGTAAATCGAATTGTTCATTTAGGTCGGAGCGTTGTCTGCATATTGTTAGACGCACTTGATTTGGCATCAACCAACATGCAGGAACAGCAATTTGTTCGAGGCGCCAAATTTTATTTGAGGTGTTAAAGGCTGCATCGTCATCGCGGAAACCCTCATTTGAGCCAGGCACAATGGTTATATGTAAATCTTTAAGTTTACGGCGGCGTTTTTCTAATTCAGCAAGAATTAAAAAATTAACGAAGTCGAAGGTAATCGGACATACCTCAAGGTCGTAGAACGCGTTGAGTGTTTGGCCCATGGTTTGCATCGCATCCTTAATAGTTATTTATTAATATGCCTAGAAGAACTAGTCCATTAGAACAAAGAGTTTGCCATGACTAATCCCAAAGCCCAATGGGAAAAAGTAACAGCACTGAATATCGATCAGAATCTTAAGCTTGGTCCGATCTATAGTTATTTTCTTCTAAAAGATCCGAAATGTTTCACATTTGTGCTTTCGCGGTACAAATTTGCGTCCAAAATGCTCAAGAATAAAAAACGTATCATTGAGGTTGGCTGCGGTGAGGGTATAGGTGCTTTAATGTTGGCGGGAGAGACCAACGCACAAGTTGTAGGCTACGATTTTGATGAATCCCAGATAACATATGCACGGGAAAATTTATTAATACCATTTGAGGAGCAGAATCCACACGATCGAGGGCGCCTCTCCTACGAAGCGCGTGACTTTTCTAAAGACAGTGAGGCACAGAGTGCCTTCGATGGTTTGGTCTGTTTAGATGTAATCGAGCATCTCCCGAGGGGCGAGGAGGAGTTGGCATTTCTAAAAAATTGTAGAGGGTGTTTGAATGAAGGGGGAGTCGCAATTATTGGCACTCCCAGTTTGCATGCAAGTGACTATGCGTCGGAACGTAGCCAGATTGGGCACATCAATCTTTTCTCTCCTGATCGGCTCGTTCCAACTTTAGAGAATCATTTTAGCAATGTTTTTATGTTTTCAATGAACGACGAGGTTGTTCATACCGGTTTTGACAAAATGGCTCATTATTTGATTACATTATGTGTAGCATAGATCGTTTGTACAAAATAAGCGAAATAGAAGTCGCAATATAAACAGATTGATTTTCGGGAAATATTTTGGTTTCGAATTTTATGTACCGGTGAAGTAATAGGCTATATTAAGTTGAGAAGACGCTGAGTATGAAATCTCTAAAGTTTTAGGGGTTTTAGTTTTTTTGATATCTGACGAGGTT
Proteins encoded:
- a CDS encoding carboxymuconolactone decarboxylase family protein is translated as MVYLDKNEQFKKGLAVRTAVLDSDRVNKGITDADNDPFMAAFQQAATEWGWGMVWARPGLDRKIKSMLSVCLLAALDKPVELEHHIDGALRNGCTPEEIREVLLHVSVYAGMPAGLSAARVAKKYFDENKTQMAAGSKER
- a CDS encoding ETC complex I subunit — encoded protein: MHVRIYKPSKTAMQSGRAKTKDWCLVFEPQDPVAPDPIMGWNGSSDTSRQVKLEFESQEDAVEYAEKQGYTYTVTPANERRIKPKAYADNFAYDRRRPWTH
- a CDS encoding NAD(P)-binding oxidoreductase — encoded protein: MSKIVVMGGSRGIGLETVKALLERGHQVTAFSRSSLDFGDGNPNFRHVAGDACNQTDVCAVIEPNQVVVQTLGVPLNLKLLTGPIDLFSKSTRILIDAMKHANVRRLISVTGFGAGRSFQSINCFQKVPFQICFGVAYRDKSIQESLIKNSSLDWTIIRPGVLTNQKLSKPYTIRLHPSEWRNGIISRSAVADFIASAVDDPKMVGAEPVLAN
- a CDS encoding DNA-formamidopyrimidine glycosylase family protein, translating into MVLGGFSNQMPEGHTIHRAARDHRKALIGHRINVSSPQGRFSDGANILDKQVCSSIEAFGKHLFYKFTCEMYLHIHLGLFGRIRKTKVPAMAPRGQVRVRLVGGDCCVDISGPTICSVRNQEDFDRLILRIGPDLLRDDADPCYFFKRVKRSRARIGTLLMDQSVVAGIGNIYRTEILWRQKIHPCTLGMDLSDTQLKKIWDDAKVLLHMGMQKNRIVTTTMDVKGRTAERLNIYNKTHCPHCYENIEKIEINGRSAFLCPNCQPIG
- a CDS encoding tetratricopeptide repeat protein, whose protein sequence is MGQTLNAFYDLEVCPITFDFVNFLILAELEKRRRKLKDLHITIVPGSNEGFRDDDAAFNTSNKIWRLEQIAVPACWLMPNQVRLTICRQRSDLNEQFDLLSENIFPPEYHPKSPRGDFLWAGIAAAAATGEEIPRLRATAQGKSYMAQWLSSLGTEIRPVTITLRESSHKPERNSNIVEWAKAAKKISSLGFHPIILRDTENSFNIINPLLKDFSHCPQAEVNLDLRLALYELCQTNLLVLNGPGVLCWLSEIASYIMFRMITSNVENSSLAMLASMGLTPNSDLSIASPTQRLVWETDKSETIVREFQKLTDVMNDDNVQPTQPRTERSSLTLAQQFFLTGRFEEATSVVKKYLQSYPENPDAWQLIGLIAFKAEQFDVAEKMMQRAINLDGTKSSFFVNLGTLYRRTSRHAEALQAFTKVILIDDKDADAHAQIAELLLLKGEESQAKGAMGKAVEFGQHSPEICEKAAKVLTDLGDYKEAVGFYKRAIGLREELEKERQIQKAKAPELVIQSIK
- a CDS encoding class I SAM-dependent methyltransferase, with protein sequence MTNPKAQWEKVTALNIDQNLKLGPIYSYFLLKDPKCFTFVLSRYKFASKMLKNKKRIIEVGCGEGIGALMLAGETNAQVVGYDFDESQITYARENLLIPFEEQNPHDRGRLSYEARDFSKDSEAQSAFDGLVCLDVIEHLPRGEEELAFLKNCRGCLNEGGVAIIGTPSLHASDYASERSQIGHINLFSPDRLVPTLENHFSNVFMFSMNDEVVHTGFDKMAHYLITLCVA